AGGCTTAGCTCAGGACCCCACTACTCGTCGTATTTGGTTTGGTATTGCTACCGCGCATGACTTCGAGAGTCATGATGATATTACGGAGGAACGTCTTTATCAGAATATTTTTGCTTCTCACTTCGGGCAATTAGCAATAATTTTTCTGTGGACTTCCGGAAATCTGTTTCATGTAGCTTGGCAGGGAAATTTTGAAACATGGGTACAGGACCCTTTGCATGTAAGACCTATTGCTCATGCAATTTGGGATCCTCATTTTGGTCAACCGGCCGTGGAAGCTTTTACTCGAGGGGGTGCTCTTGGCCCAGTGAATATCGCTTATTCTGGTGTTTATCAGTGGTGGTATACGATAGGTTTACGTACTAATGAAGATCTTTATATTGGAGctctttttctattatttctttCCGCCGTATCCCTACTAGGGGGTTGGTTACACCTACAACCGAAATGGAAACCTAGCGTTTCGTGGTTCAAAAATGCCGAATCTCGTCTCAACCACCATTTGTCAGGACTATTTGGAGTAAGTTCCTTGGCTTGGACAGGACATTTAGTCCATGTCGCTATTCCTGGCTCCAGGGGGGAATCTGTTCGATGGAATAATTTCTTAGATGTATTACCGCATCCCCAAGGGTTAGGCCCGCTTTTTACAGGTCAGTGGAATCTTTATGCTCAAAATCCCGATTCAAGTAGTCATTTATTTGGTACCTCCCAAGGAGCAGGAACTGCCATTCTAACCCTTCTCGGGGGGTTCCACCCACAAACACAAAGTTTATGGCTGACCGATATGGCACATCATCATTTAGCTATTGCATTTCTTTTCCTGATAGCGGGTCACATGTATAGGACTAACTTCGGGATTGGGCACAGTATAAAAGATCTTTTAGAAGCACATATTCCTCCAGGGGGGCGATTGGGGCGTGGACATAAGGGTCTTTATGACACAATCAATAATTCACTTCATTTTCAATTAGGCCTTGCTCTAGCTTCTTTAGGGGTTATTACTTCTTTAGTAGCTCAACACATGTACTCGTTACCTGCTTATGCGTTTATAGCACAAGACTTTACTACTCAAGCTGCATTATATACTCATCACCAATACATCGCAGGATTCATTATGACAGGAGCTTTTGCTCATGgagctatattttttattagagattaCAATCCGGAACAGAATGAGGATAATGTATTGGCAAGAATGCTAGATCATAAAGAAGCTATCATATCCCATTTAAGTTGGGCCAGCCTCTTTCTGGGATTCCATACTTTGGGACTTTATGTTCATAATGATGTCA
This window of the Populus trichocarpa isolate Nisqually-1 chromosome 13, P.trichocarpa_v4.1, whole genome shotgun sequence genome carries:
- the LOC127904139 gene encoding photosystem I P700 chlorophyll a apoprotein A2, encoding MALRFPRFSQGLAQDPTTRRIWFGIATAHDFESHDDITEERLYQNIFASHFGQLAIIFLWTSGNLFHVAWQGNFETWVQDPLHVRPIAHAIWDPHFGQPAVEAFTRGGALGPVNIAYSGVYQWWYTIGLRTNEDLYIGALFLLFLSAVSLLGGWLHLQPKWKPSVSWFKNAESRLNHHLSGLFGVSSLAWTGHLVHVAIPGSRGESVRWNNFLDVLPHPQGLGPLFTGQWNLYAQNPDSSSHLFGTSQGAGTAILTLLGGFHPQTQSLWLTDMAHHHLAIAFLFLIAGHMYRTNFGIGHSIKDLLEAHIPPGGRLGRGHKGLYDTINNSLHFQLGLALASLGVITSLVAQHMYSLPAYAFIAQDFTTQAALYTHHQYIAGFIMTGAFAHGAIFFIRDYNPEQNEDNVLARMLDHKEAIISHLSWASLFLGFHTLGLYVHNDVMLAFGTPEKQILIEPIFAQWIQSAHGKTSYGFDVLLSSTNSPAFNAGRSIWLPGWLNAINENSNSLFLTIGPGDFLVHHAIALGLHTTTLILVKGALDARGSKLMPDKKDFGYSFPCDGPGRGGTCDISAWDAFYLAVFWMLNTIGWVTFYWHWKHITLWQGNVSQFNESSTYLMGWLRDYLWLNSSQLINGYNPFGMNSLSVWAWMFLFGHLVWATGFMFLISWRGYWQELIETLAWAHERTPLANLIRWRDKPVALSIVQARLVGLAHFSVGYIFTYAAFLIASTSGKFG